Proteins encoded in a region of the Ptychodera flava strain L36383 chromosome 4, AS_Pfla_20210202, whole genome shotgun sequence genome:
- the LOC139130610 gene encoding D(1)-like dopamine receptor, with product MVGKLTSNQIATNCCNSTSADPDVSPDYAGAVLMIGLAVAIIASNSLILVAILTYRKLRNNYDYLFVFSLSLCDVLVGLLNVPYEATVYILWYPSPLTCATLRAIQVTLKTANLFIVALITLNKYIKIFYPFRYPFLVTGKTVCATLTFAWAFPVAWAAYAVQKLARAESVRVDMQCFQEKPPKQLAIVFFTMKFLLPALFLLIGTTRIALLVRDQHRRIASLNVSATGQASEPSSGSMTSQQHLTKKELHAVRLAASIAATFLLFWCPINIISLLTTLLCKRCGGQISITITANVLRLSHLNSAINPILYSLNKPLRAACKQILKRQTGPLIVQE from the coding sequence ATGGTTGGAAAGTTGACAAGCAACCAGATTGCTACCAACTGCTGTAATTCGACATCTGCAGATCCAGATGTGTCTCCAGACTACGCAGGCGCTGTTCTAATGATAGGCCTAGCTGTGGCCATAATCGCAAGTAACTCTTTGATTCTTGTTGCTATTTTGACTTACCGAAAACTGCGAAACAATTATGATTACCTCTTTGTGTTCTCCTTGAGCCTTTGTGATGTCTTGGTTGGGCTACTGAACGTACCCTACGAAGCAACGGTGTATATTCTGTGGTATCCATCCCCGCTGACATGTGCAACTCTACGGGCTATCCAAGTAACTCTAAAAACAGCAAATCTTTTCATTGTTGCCTTGATTACACTTAATAAGTACATCAAGATTTTCTACCCGTTTCGATACCCGTTTTTGGTGACAGGAAAGACGGTGTGTGCCACATTGACATTTGCATGGGCGTTTCCCGTTGCTTGGGCTGCCTACGCTGTACAGAAATTAGCACGAGCGGAGAGCGTGCGAGTCGATATGCAATGTTTTCAAGAGAAGCCACCAAAACAACTTGCCATCGTATTCTTTACCATGAAGTTTCTTCTGCCTGCTTTGTTTCTACTCATCGGCACCACACGTATCGCCCTCTTGGTTAGAGATCAGCATCGACGAATAGCATCGCTGAACGTATCAGCAACAGGACAGGCTTCAGAGCCCAGCTCTGGTTCGATGACGAGTCAACAACATCTCACAAAAAAGGAGCTTCACGCAGTGCGTTTGGCCGCGTCGATAGCAGCGACGTTTCTCCTTTTCTGGTGTCCAATCAACATCATCTCTTTGCTTACCACCTTATTATGTAAACGATGTGGTGGCCAGATCTCCATTACGATCACTGCAAACGTGCTGAGATTGTCGCACCTGAACTCGGCAATCAATCCAATATTGTAT